One Dietzia sp. JS16-p6b genomic window carries:
- a CDS encoding glutathione S-transferase family protein, which yields MADDTEFIAAKNASEDGEFVRDATYINDRVVADLPAGSDPVGDKVGEMRWPVEAGRYRLMAARACPWASRSIIVRRLMGLEDAISMGLAGPTHDVNSWVFDLDPDGKDPVTGIHRLQEAYFNRIPDYPRGITVPALVDLPTTSVVTNAYQKLNFDLLTEWSAFHRAGAPDLYPEEHRDEIDELDSWIYPTVNNGVYRCGFAAEQRAYEEAYDELWASLDRLEERLTTRRYLAGDTITVADIRLFTTLVRFDAVYHGHFKANRNKITEMPALWGYLRDLFQTPGFGDTCDFPQIKEHYYNVHRDVNPTGIVPKGPDLSGLLTPHHRDELGGRPFGDGTAPGPIEDPSERVPEGHGAD from the coding sequence ATGGCAGACGACACCGAGTTCATCGCAGCCAAGAACGCCTCGGAGGACGGTGAGTTCGTCCGCGACGCCACCTACATCAACGACCGGGTGGTGGCGGATCTCCCGGCGGGATCGGACCCGGTGGGCGACAAGGTCGGCGAGATGCGGTGGCCCGTCGAGGCGGGGCGGTACCGCCTCATGGCGGCCCGCGCGTGCCCGTGGGCCAGCCGCTCGATCATCGTCCGGCGTCTGATGGGCCTGGAGGACGCCATCTCCATGGGGTTGGCCGGCCCGACCCACGACGTCAATTCCTGGGTCTTCGACCTCGACCCGGACGGCAAGGACCCGGTCACGGGCATCCACCGCCTCCAGGAGGCGTACTTCAACCGGATCCCCGACTACCCGCGCGGCATCACGGTGCCGGCGCTGGTCGACCTCCCCACCACGTCGGTCGTGACCAACGCCTATCAGAAGCTCAACTTCGATCTGCTCACGGAGTGGTCCGCCTTCCACCGCGCCGGTGCGCCGGACCTCTACCCCGAGGAGCACCGCGACGAGATCGACGAGTTGGACTCGTGGATCTATCCCACCGTCAACAACGGCGTCTACCGCTGCGGGTTCGCGGCCGAGCAGAGGGCCTACGAGGAGGCCTACGACGAGCTCTGGGCCTCACTGGACCGTCTCGAGGAGCGGTTGACGACCCGCCGCTATCTCGCGGGGGACACGATCACGGTCGCGGACATCCGACTGTTCACCACCCTCGTGCGGTTCGACGCCGTCTACCACGGTCACTTCAAGGCCAACCGCAACAAGATCACGGAGATGCCGGCCCTGTGGGGCTACCTCCGCGACCTGTTCCAGACGCCCGGGTTCGGCGACACCTGCGACTTCCCACAGATCAAGGAGCACTACTACAACGTCCACCGGGACGTGAACCCCACCGGCATCGTGCCCAAGGGGCCCGACCTGTCCGGCCTGCTCACCCCGCACCACCGCGATGAGTTGGGTGGCCGCCCGTTCGGTGACGGCACCGCCCCCGGGCCGATCGAGGATCCGTCCGAGCGCGTCCCGGAGGGCCACGGAGCGGACTAG
- a CDS encoding trimeric intracellular cation channel family protein — protein sequence MESSTLLLWFDLVGVFFFALSGSLLAARKNIDITGGLVLGLLAGLGGGIMRDVMLGVTPLALAQPVLLVPPFVASAVVYLLGAHLHRVRTLIIVFDAAGLGLFCTFGTARALDHGMPVASALLLGVVTAVGGGLLRDVVANEIPAVFNGSDLYVIPAATGAALTALAVSTDTWGPVAAAALSAFTFTFRMVAWRLQWRVPAPMRGWSMRGIDTRLRRDRPVFGRPGRMKGDDDEPRRDEDVDDYRDGPPGLRR from the coding sequence GTGGAGTCCTCGACCCTGCTGCTGTGGTTCGACCTCGTGGGGGTGTTCTTCTTCGCCCTGTCCGGCAGTCTGCTGGCCGCGCGCAAGAACATCGACATCACCGGTGGCCTGGTCCTGGGCCTGCTGGCCGGGCTCGGCGGGGGCATCATGCGTGACGTCATGCTGGGGGTCACGCCGCTGGCCCTGGCCCAGCCGGTCCTGCTGGTGCCGCCGTTCGTCGCCTCCGCGGTGGTGTACCTGCTGGGCGCGCACCTGCACCGCGTCCGGACGTTGATCATCGTCTTCGACGCCGCCGGGCTGGGGCTGTTCTGCACGTTCGGTACCGCCCGGGCGCTCGACCACGGGATGCCCGTCGCCTCCGCGCTGCTACTCGGGGTGGTCACCGCGGTCGGCGGGGGCCTGCTCCGCGATGTCGTGGCCAACGAGATCCCGGCCGTGTTCAACGGCTCCGACCTGTACGTCATCCCCGCCGCCACCGGTGCCGCGCTGACCGCGCTGGCCGTGTCCACCGACACGTGGGGCCCGGTCGCGGCGGCGGCGTTGTCCGCGTTCACCTTCACGTTCCGGATGGTCGCGTGGCGTCTGCAGTGGCGTGTCCCGGCCCCCATGCGCGGATGGAGCATGCGGGGGATCGACACCCGCCTGCGGCGCGACCGGCCGGTGTTCGGCCGTCCCGGCCGGATGAAGGGCGACGACGACGAGCCCCGCCGGGACGAGGACGTCGACGACTACCGGGATGGCCCACCGGGTCTCCGCCGGTAG
- a CDS encoding ectoine synthase, whose product MIVRTTAGITDTERHIKGNNGNWESKRIVLADDRVGFSFHETTIAAGTTNDFHYANHIEAVWLTRGKGTLRDLTNGEEYPLEAGSMYLLDGHEKHQVIVEEEMQMLCVFNPPVVGDENHDENGIYPLLRLQDDGTVVREK is encoded by the coding sequence ATGATCGTTCGCACGACCGCAGGCATCACCGACACCGAGCGCCACATCAAGGGCAACAACGGCAACTGGGAGTCCAAGCGCATCGTCCTGGCCGACGACCGGGTGGGATTCTCGTTCCACGAGACCACCATCGCCGCCGGCACGACCAACGACTTCCACTACGCCAACCACATCGAGGCCGTCTGGCTGACCCGGGGTAAGGGCACGCTGCGGGACCTCACCAACGGCGAGGAGTACCCCCTCGAGGCGGGGTCGATGTACCTCCTGGACGGTCACGAGAAGCACCAGGTGATCGTGGAGGAGGAGATGCAGATGCTCTGCGTCTTCAACCCGCCGGTCGTCGGCGACGAGAACCACGACGAGAACGGCATCTACCCGCTGCTTCGCCTCCAGGACGACGGAACGGTCGTCCGGGAGAAGTAG
- a CDS encoding DNA-3-methyladenine glycosylase I, with the protein MTIDQVYRADGAVRCEDGLMRPPWAARDPLLREYYDTEWGMPVHDEAGLFERLVLEGFQSGLSWLTILRKRPAFREAFAGFSPDAVAEFGDADVARLMADERIVRNRRKIDAAVGNARAVISLRAEGGLGELIWSYRPETTPEPRTMSEVPSRSPESEALARELKRRGFSFVGPVTVFALMEAIGVVDTHLVSSHRRGTSGIWSSGGLPGITPGGRVQPGGPG; encoded by the coding sequence ATGACGATAGATCAGGTGTATCGGGCAGACGGCGCGGTCCGGTGCGAGGACGGACTGATGCGACCTCCGTGGGCGGCGCGGGACCCGTTGCTGCGGGAATACTACGACACCGAATGGGGGATGCCGGTCCACGACGAGGCCGGTCTCTTCGAGCGACTCGTCCTGGAGGGGTTCCAGTCGGGCCTGAGTTGGCTGACGATCCTGCGCAAGCGTCCGGCGTTCCGGGAGGCGTTCGCCGGGTTCTCGCCGGACGCGGTCGCGGAGTTCGGCGACGCCGACGTCGCCCGGCTCATGGCGGACGAGAGGATCGTGCGCAACCGTCGCAAGATCGACGCGGCCGTGGGCAATGCGCGCGCCGTGATCTCCCTCCGGGCCGAGGGCGGTCTGGGCGAGTTGATCTGGTCGTACCGGCCGGAGACCACCCCGGAACCCAGGACGATGAGCGAGGTCCCCAGCCGATCACCGGAATCGGAGGCGCTGGCCCGGGAGCTCAAGCGGCGGGGGTTCAGCTTCGTGGGTCCGGTGACGGTGTTCGCGTTGATGGAGGCCATCGGCGTCGTCGACACCCATCTCGTGAGCTCGCATCGTCGGGGGACCTCCGGCATCTGGTCGAGCGGAGGACTGCCCGGGATCACACCAGGGGGCCGGGTTCAGCCCGGCGGTCCGGGCTGA
- a CDS encoding PIG-L deacetylase family protein, whose translation MSTIVFLHAHPDDETSQTAGMMAVAARGGHRVVTVFATDGDHGQRPDHLGDDGDLVEHRRGEARAAADVLGVARIDWLGYRDSGMTGWAQNDDPLSLHSADTDHAAGRLARILDREDADVLVGYDHHGNYGHPDHLAVHRIARRAVGVAARRPRLLEATTNQDAQLEMLDSPEAAEFLETLAAGGMDVAELRRMILTGDDGLPVGVPQSEIAWAIDLPADVLELKRRAMQCHASQTSDIGMMLALPKEVYAAAFGTEYLIEPGLDRPMRRQWPFD comes from the coding sequence GTGTCGACCATCGTCTTCCTCCACGCCCACCCCGACGACGAGACGTCCCAGACCGCCGGGATGATGGCCGTCGCCGCGCGCGGTGGCCATCGCGTCGTCACGGTCTTCGCCACGGACGGCGACCACGGTCAGCGACCTGATCACCTCGGAGACGACGGGGACCTGGTGGAGCACCGGCGCGGGGAGGCCCGGGCCGCCGCGGACGTCCTGGGCGTCGCCCGGATCGACTGGCTGGGGTACCGCGACTCGGGCATGACCGGATGGGCGCAGAACGACGACCCGTTGTCCCTGCACAGCGCCGACACCGACCACGCCGCCGGCCGTCTCGCCCGGATCCTCGACAGGGAGGACGCCGACGTCCTCGTGGGGTACGACCACCACGGGAACTACGGGCACCCCGATCACCTGGCCGTCCACCGGATCGCCCGCCGCGCGGTGGGGGTGGCGGCCCGTCGACCGCGATTGCTGGAGGCCACCACCAATCAGGACGCGCAACTCGAGATGCTCGACAGTCCCGAGGCCGCGGAGTTCCTCGAGACACTCGCGGCCGGCGGAATGGACGTGGCCGAGCTGCGACGGATGATCCTCACCGGTGATGACGGACTGCCGGTCGGGGTCCCGCAGTCGGAGATCGCGTGGGCGATCGACCTGCCCGCGGACGTACTGGAGCTCAAGCGGCGCGCGATGCAGTGCCACGCCAGTCAGACCAGCGACATCGGCATGATGCTGGCCCTGCCGAAGGAGGTCTACGCGGCGGCGTTCGGGACCGAGTACCTCATCGAGCCGGGGCTCGACCGGCCGATGCGCAGACAGTGGCCGTTCGACTGA
- a CDS encoding APC family permease has protein sequence MAASLDRRLGMSDAVVVGLGAMIGAGVFVAFAPAAARAGSLVWAALAVAAVVAACNAVSSARLAARFPSAGGTYVYGREVLGPLPGFLAGWGFVVGKTASCAAMALTAGLYVWPEHAHVVAAASVLALTLLSVFGVQRSAGASRVLVAMVVAVLAVFVVAAWTIGPGAAGAVLPVSPVPSVDDEPWPARLLGILGGAGFCFFAFAGYARIATLGEEVREPERTIPRAVVIAISVVIVVYAVVLATTVHVLGVGGVAAGPAPVLDAAQRIGDGEIAPIVRVAAGIAALGALLGGVLGVSRTTMAMARDRHLPSRLAAVHPATRTPYVAEICVGAVVAGIVLVADVRQAIGFSSFAVLVYYLIANAAALRLPREHRRLPAWVPVVGAIGCAVVAGSLPWHSVVAGLAVFALGGVVYAVTRRRAVPPGVPSQP, from the coding sequence ATGGCAGCATCACTCGACCGTCGACTGGGTATGAGCGATGCCGTGGTGGTGGGCCTCGGCGCGATGATCGGCGCGGGGGTCTTCGTTGCCTTCGCCCCCGCGGCGGCCCGGGCGGGGTCGCTGGTGTGGGCGGCGCTCGCGGTCGCGGCGGTGGTGGCGGCGTGCAACGCGGTGTCCTCTGCGCGGTTGGCCGCCCGGTTCCCGTCCGCCGGCGGCACCTACGTCTACGGGCGCGAGGTCCTCGGGCCGTTGCCGGGGTTCCTGGCGGGCTGGGGGTTCGTGGTGGGTAAGACCGCCTCCTGCGCGGCGATGGCGCTCACCGCAGGCCTCTACGTGTGGCCGGAGCACGCTCACGTGGTGGCGGCCGCCTCGGTGCTCGCGCTGACGCTGCTGTCGGTCTTCGGGGTTCAGCGCAGCGCCGGTGCGTCCAGGGTGCTCGTCGCGATGGTGGTGGCGGTCCTCGCGGTGTTCGTGGTGGCGGCCTGGACCATCGGCCCGGGGGCGGCCGGCGCGGTACTTCCGGTGTCCCCGGTGCCGTCCGTGGACGACGAGCCGTGGCCCGCGCGGCTGCTCGGGATCCTCGGCGGGGCCGGGTTCTGCTTCTTCGCCTTTGCCGGGTACGCACGCATCGCCACCCTCGGCGAGGAGGTACGCGAACCCGAGAGGACCATCCCCAGGGCGGTGGTGATCGCGATCTCCGTGGTCATCGTCGTCTACGCGGTGGTCCTGGCCACGACGGTCCACGTCCTCGGGGTGGGGGGCGTGGCGGCGGGTCCGGCGCCGGTCCTGGACGCGGCGCAGCGGATCGGCGACGGCGAGATCGCCCCGATCGTGCGGGTGGCCGCAGGAATCGCGGCGCTGGGCGCGCTGCTGGGGGGCGTCCTCGGGGTCTCGCGGACGACGATGGCCATGGCCCGCGACCGGCACCTGCCCTCGCGGTTGGCCGCGGTCCACCCGGCCACGCGGACGCCGTACGTGGCCGAGATCTGCGTGGGCGCGGTCGTGGCCGGCATCGTCCTGGTGGCGGACGTGCGCCAGGCGATCGGGTTCTCGTCGTTCGCGGTACTGGTCTACTACCTCATCGCCAACGCGGCGGCCCTGCGGCTCCCCCGGGAGCACCGTCGTCTGCCGGCCTGGGTTCCGGTCGTCGGTGCGATCGGCTGCGCGGTGGTGGCCGGGAGCCTGCCCTGGCACTCGGTGGTGGCCGGACTCGCCGTCTTCGCGCTCGGCGGGGTGGTCTACGCGGTCACCCGCCGTCGCGCGGTCCCGCCGGGCGTACCGTCACAGCCATGA
- a CDS encoding GtrA family protein translates to MNPAPSELGRYRRNARQFLMFGIVGGSGMVVNMIVTVLMNRANGGTQNAQDILFPFAGTDYNFRFTTLVWIVAFLVANLYNFLLNRHWTFGKGHKAPVMQEFWPFLLVGSVAAAAGIFIKLAFTNPTSPLYLPEPWFHEDAGIHSREYWGQLLTILITMPINFVVNKLWTFRSVRRRHHARSTADAVV, encoded by the coding sequence GTGAACCCGGCCCCGTCCGAACTAGGTCGTTATCGACGAAACGCCCGTCAGTTCCTCATGTTCGGGATCGTGGGCGGATCCGGGATGGTCGTCAACATGATCGTCACGGTCCTGATGAACAGGGCCAACGGCGGCACCCAGAACGCGCAGGACATCCTGTTCCCGTTCGCGGGGACGGACTACAACTTCCGCTTCACCACCCTGGTGTGGATCGTCGCGTTCCTCGTGGCCAACCTCTACAACTTCCTGCTCAACCGGCACTGGACGTTCGGTAAGGGGCACAAGGCCCCGGTCATGCAGGAGTTCTGGCCGTTCCTGTTGGTCGGTTCGGTCGCTGCCGCCGCGGGGATCTTCATCAAGCTGGCCTTCACCAACCCCACCTCGCCGCTCTACCTTCCGGAGCCGTGGTTCCACGAGGACGCGGGCATCCACTCCCGGGAGTACTGGGGTCAGCTGCTGACGATCCTCATCACGATGCCGATCAACTTCGTCGTCAACAAGCTGTGGACGTTCCGTTCCGTGCGGCGGCGCCACCACGCCCGCTCCACCGCGGACGCGGTGGTCTAG
- the ectB gene encoding diaminobutyrate--2-oxoglutarate transaminase, translating to MTESTHDTSSNTDIFSDRESEVRSYSRNWPVVFDTAKGTTLTTVEGEEYLDFFGGAGALNYGHNDDDMKAALLEYIQRDGVTHSLDKYTVAKRAFLETFSSTILEPRGLDYKVMFPGPTGTNAVESALKLARKVTGREAIINFTNSFHGMTLGSLSVTGNSMKRAGAGIPLVHATPMPYDNYFGGVTEDFQWMERVLVDSGSGMNRPAAVIVECVQGEGGINAARAEWLQALNELCVRHDILLIVDDVQMGCGRTGEFFSFEFAGIKPDIVTLSKSIGGYGLPLALTLFRRDLDEWTPGEHNGTFRGNNMAFVTADVALRKYWSDDHLQNRTLENGRILRERFSPLVYKYEGKLELRGRGMAFGIAFLQDADLAGQVMARCFDNHLLVETAGPSDEVVKFLAPLTLTDEERDRGIEICYEAVDHVLAQQYV from the coding sequence ATGACCGAGTCCACGCACGACACGAGCTCCAACACGGACATCTTCTCGGACCGCGAGTCCGAGGTGCGCAGCTACTCCCGCAACTGGCCGGTGGTGTTCGACACCGCCAAGGGCACGACGCTCACCACGGTGGAGGGCGAGGAGTACCTCGACTTCTTCGGTGGTGCCGGCGCGCTGAACTACGGCCACAACGACGACGACATGAAGGCCGCTCTCCTGGAGTACATCCAGCGCGACGGCGTCACGCATTCGCTCGACAAGTACACGGTCGCCAAGCGCGCCTTCCTCGAGACCTTCTCCTCGACGATCCTCGAGCCGCGGGGACTCGACTACAAGGTCATGTTCCCCGGGCCGACCGGGACCAACGCCGTCGAATCGGCGCTCAAGCTGGCCCGTAAGGTCACCGGGCGTGAGGCCATCATCAACTTCACCAACTCGTTCCACGGCATGACCCTCGGGTCGCTGTCCGTCACGGGTAACTCCATGAAGCGCGCCGGTGCCGGGATCCCGCTGGTCCACGCCACGCCGATGCCGTACGACAACTACTTCGGCGGCGTGACCGAGGACTTCCAATGGATGGAGCGCGTCCTGGTCGACTCCGGCTCGGGCATGAACCGCCCGGCGGCCGTGATCGTCGAGTGTGTGCAGGGTGAGGGCGGCATCAACGCCGCGCGCGCCGAGTGGTTGCAGGCGCTCAACGAGCTCTGTGTCCGCCACGACATCCTGCTCATCGTGGACGACGTCCAGATGGGGTGCGGACGGACCGGTGAGTTCTTCTCGTTCGAGTTCGCGGGGATCAAGCCGGACATCGTCACCCTGTCGAAGTCCATCGGCGGGTACGGGCTCCCGCTCGCACTGACCCTCTTCCGTCGCGACCTCGACGAGTGGACCCCCGGCGAGCACAACGGGACCTTCCGCGGCAACAACATGGCGTTCGTCACCGCAGACGTCGCGCTGCGCAAGTACTGGTCGGACGATCATCTGCAGAACCGCACGCTCGAGAACGGCCGGATCCTGCGCGAACGCTTCTCCCCGCTGGTCTACAAGTACGAGGGCAAGCTCGAGCTGCGTGGACGCGGTATGGCCTTCGGCATCGCCTTCCTCCAGGACGCGGATCTCGCCGGCCAGGTCATGGCCCGGTGCTTCGACAATCACCTGCTCGTCGAGACCGCCGGCCCGAGCGACGAGGTGGTCAAGTTTCTCGCGCCGCTCACCCTGACCGATGAGGAGCGCGACCGCGGCATCGAGATCTGTTACGAGGCCGTCGACCACGTCCTGGCGCAGCAGTACGTCTGA
- a CDS encoding pyridoxamine 5'-phosphate oxidase family protein: MDDNPITEFDEGRSLELLATESLGRLVTVTGGRADIYPVNYALSTEGTLFFRTAEGSKLAGLTIHPDVLFQVDHIEDREAWSVVVRGQARRLDGFEEINRAEELDLKPWIPTLKYNFVEITPEHVSGRGFLFGDEPERYAG; this comes from the coding sequence ATGGACGACAACCCGATCACAGAATTCGACGAGGGCCGGTCGCTCGAACTCCTGGCGACAGAGTCGCTCGGCCGTCTGGTCACCGTCACGGGCGGGCGGGCCGACATCTATCCCGTCAACTACGCGCTGTCGACGGAGGGCACCCTCTTCTTCCGCACCGCCGAGGGCAGCAAGCTCGCCGGCCTCACCATCCACCCCGACGTGCTGTTCCAGGTGGACCACATCGAGGACCGGGAGGCGTGGTCGGTGGTCGTCCGGGGGCAGGCCCGGCGGCTGGACGGCTTCGAGGAGATCAACCGCGCCGAGGAACTCGACCTCAAGCCGTGGATCCCCACGCTCAAGTACAACTTCGTGGAGATCACACCCGAGCACGTCTCGGGCCGCGGTTTCCTCTTCGGCGACGAGCCGGAGCGGTACGCCGGTTAG
- the ectA gene encoding diaminobutyrate acetyltransferase encodes MNPGEREAPRNPDSSDAMFRPPTAADGNRMWEIARDSGVLDLNSSYAYVLWGAEFSESSVVVEVEGRVVGFVTGFLRPSEPDTIFVWQVGVDADQRGKGLAARLLHSLMDRLAERGVVRLRTTISPDNEASQRTFGAVARDRGMTLSSEDYLSSELLGEGHEREDLYTIS; translated from the coding sequence ATGAACCCAGGAGAACGAGAAGCACCCCGTAACCCTGATTCGTCCGACGCGATGTTCCGTCCGCCCACTGCGGCTGATGGGAATCGCATGTGGGAGATCGCCCGCGACAGCGGAGTACTCGACCTGAACTCCTCCTATGCCTACGTGCTGTGGGGAGCGGAGTTCTCCGAGAGTTCGGTGGTGGTCGAGGTGGAAGGCCGCGTGGTCGGCTTCGTCACCGGCTTCCTGCGACCCTCGGAGCCGGACACGATCTTCGTCTGGCAGGTGGGCGTGGACGCGGACCAGCGAGGCAAGGGTCTGGCCGCGCGGCTGCTCCACAGCCTGATGGACCGGTTGGCCGAGCGAGGTGTCGTGCGGTTGCGCACCACTATCAGCCCGGACAACGAGGCGTCCCAGCGCACGTTCGGCGCGGTCGCGCGTGACCGGGGCATGACGCTGTCCAGCGAGGACTACCTGAGCTCCGAGCTGCTCGGGGAGGGTCACGAGCGAGAAGACCTCTACACGATTTCCTAG
- a CDS encoding DUF2332 domain-containing protein, whose translation MDSAHVDDVPTRYAEFAEFEVRGRTPVYLAWARGVAEDPATCELIGSLPRIKRQPALVFASARHAGAPETEDYAVFREFVHNHWHEIEQIALTHSTQTNEAKRCAVLLPFLSLIPGPLSLVEMGASAGLCLYPDRYAYRFSLDGGPTHELRPPGSGTGSPVSGAPVLDCALRDGVLRPRSLPDVVHRGGVDLSPIDPSDADSRAWLRSLIWPGQHAERAPRLESALDIAAADPAHIIAGDLVERLEDSVAACPAGSTPVVFHTAVLGYLEPPARAEFVRRVSALDCIWISVEGVTLLPDVAEQVPESIRRHKGIFVVAVNGRPLATAHGHGDWVRALDVP comes from the coding sequence ATGGACTCCGCTCACGTCGACGACGTGCCCACCCGCTACGCCGAGTTCGCCGAATTCGAGGTCCGCGGCCGCACGCCCGTCTACCTGGCGTGGGCACGGGGAGTGGCCGAGGATCCGGCCACGTGCGAACTCATCGGGAGCCTTCCCCGGATCAAGAGACAGCCCGCGTTGGTCTTCGCCTCCGCGCGGCACGCGGGCGCGCCCGAGACCGAGGACTACGCGGTGTTCCGGGAGTTCGTCCACAACCATTGGCACGAGATCGAACAGATCGCACTCACACACTCGACACAGACCAACGAGGCCAAGCGGTGCGCGGTGCTCCTGCCGTTCCTCTCCCTCATCCCCGGCCCGCTCTCCCTGGTGGAGATGGGCGCCTCCGCCGGCCTGTGCCTGTATCCGGACCGGTACGCCTACCGGTTCTCGCTGGACGGCGGTCCCACCCACGAACTGCGACCACCGGGGTCCGGCACCGGCTCCCCGGTCTCCGGCGCCCCGGTCCTCGACTGCGCCCTGCGCGACGGCGTCCTCCGCCCACGGTCACTGCCCGACGTGGTCCACCGCGGCGGGGTGGACCTGTCCCCGATCGACCCCTCCGACGCCGACTCGAGGGCCTGGCTGCGGAGCCTGATCTGGCCCGGACAGCACGCCGAGCGGGCGCCACGTCTGGAGTCCGCACTCGACATCGCCGCCGCGGACCCGGCGCACATCATCGCCGGCGACCTGGTCGAGAGGCTGGAGGACTCCGTGGCCGCCTGCCCCGCGGGATCCACGCCGGTGGTGTTCCACACCGCGGTACTCGGATACCTCGAACCTCCGGCCCGCGCGGAGTTCGTCCGCCGGGTCTCGGCGCTCGACTGCATCTGGATCTCCGTGGAGGGGGTGACACTACTGCCCGACGTCGCCGAGCAGGTCCCGGAGTCGATCCGACGTCACAAGGGCATCTTCGTCGTCGCCGTCAACGGTCGTCCACTGGCCACGGCGCACGGCCACGGCGACTGGGTCCGCGCACTCGACGTGCCCTGA
- a CDS encoding glycoside hydrolase family 3 N-terminal domain-containing protein, producing the protein MRTLRRLRVAVVVPVGGLLAGLALAGCGTAGTEGTPGAGSREHHATARPSEHSRAAAPPCESPLDSLSQRERIAQLFTVGVSSMADARRAVDEHNIGGIFLGGDVVGEVVSGDGLARLQEDSALPLLVSIDEEGGRVSRIAPYAGPMPSARVMAATMSPEEVRSAARARGEFLREMGVTVDFAPSVDVSDQPDWAVIGDRSFSPDPARVVSYARAFSAGLLDAGVTPVFKHFPGHGRSSGDSHHEAVTVPPLDQLVPHDLRPFSELAETPGAAMMLGHQQVPGLTGVDRPASLSPAAYRLLREGRGYGAPAFDGPIFTDDLSGMRAVTNDFPLPRAVTESLIAGADSPLWITTAGIPEALDAVERALAEGALRKEDLDLSLARMATLRGIPGCLSRPATGQLTEAGALAGTTPGLPPRADLPGLPESPPQPGPPG; encoded by the coding sequence GTGCGTACTCTCCGTCGGCTCCGTGTCGCGGTCGTCGTCCCGGTCGGCGGACTCCTCGCCGGACTGGCGCTGGCCGGCTGCGGCACGGCAGGCACTGAGGGCACACCGGGAGCCGGATCCCGGGAGCACCACGCGACGGCCCGACCGTCCGAGCATTCCCGGGCCGCCGCGCCGCCCTGCGAGTCGCCCCTGGACTCCCTGAGCCAGCGGGAGCGGATCGCGCAGTTGTTCACCGTGGGCGTGAGCTCGATGGCCGACGCCCGGCGGGCGGTCGACGAGCACAACATCGGGGGGATCTTCCTCGGCGGGGATGTCGTGGGTGAAGTCGTCTCCGGCGACGGTCTCGCGCGACTTCAGGAGGACTCGGCGCTACCGCTGCTCGTGTCGATCGACGAGGAGGGCGGTCGCGTGTCCCGCATCGCCCCCTATGCCGGGCCGATGCCGTCCGCCCGCGTCATGGCCGCCACCATGAGCCCCGAGGAGGTCCGGTCCGCGGCGCGGGCGCGCGGTGAGTTCCTCCGTGAGATGGGGGTGACCGTCGACTTCGCGCCGTCTGTCGACGTGTCCGACCAGCCGGACTGGGCGGTGATCGGCGACCGGTCGTTCTCACCCGACCCGGCCCGGGTGGTCAGCTACGCCCGCGCGTTCTCCGCGGGGCTCCTCGACGCCGGGGTGACGCCGGTGTTCAAGCACTTCCCCGGGCACGGCCGATCGTCCGGGGACAGCCACCACGAAGCGGTGACCGTGCCCCCGCTGGATCAACTCGTGCCGCACGATCTCCGGCCCTTCTCCGAACTCGCCGAGACCCCCGGCGCGGCGATGATGCTGGGGCACCAGCAGGTGCCGGGCCTCACCGGTGTCGACCGGCCGGCGTCGCTCTCCCCGGCCGCGTACCGACTGCTGCGTGAGGGGCGCGGGTACGGCGCCCCCGCCTTCGACGGCCCGATCTTCACCGACGACCTGTCCGGGATGCGCGCCGTGACGAACGACTTCCCGCTCCCCCGGGCGGTCACCGAATCGCTCATCGCCGGGGCCGATTCACCGCTGTGGATCACCACCGCCGGGATCCCCGAGGCACTCGACGCCGTCGAGCGCGCGCTCGCCGAGGGCGCCCTGCGGAAGGAAGACCTGGACCTCTCGCTCGCCCGGATGGCGACCCTCCGCGGCATCCCGGGGTGCCTGAGCCGGCCGGCGACCGGCCAGCTGACGGAGGCGGGAGCCCTCGCCGGCACCACACCCGGGCTCCCGCCCCGCGCCGACCTGCCCGGACTACCCGAGTCGCCCCCTCAGCCCGGACCGCCGGGCTGA